The genomic window cgatgcaatcgcactagaatcgctctctcacgcaatcgaatgatcactatcaagcatatgtgagatggagggcttccaagcactaccacacaagccaccaaggctctagtgtgctcagctctgcCAAGCTTGCGGCCAAAGGTcgaccaccacttctatttatagccccacgggctaaactagccgttaccccttcactaggcaaaactcgggacgatCGGACCCTCCAGTCGtatcgaccggatgtaggacttcagcgtccggtcaacggatgctcgccacgtgtcgcctccattcaacctcagtcgcttgatctcaacggtcaagtgatgaccggacgcagcaaccccagcgtccggtcatttccagtaaggtaccagtcgcgaccggacgcgtccggtcagtcatgatcggacgcaacgtcagcgtccggtccttctccaacttttttgCCTGACCGGACGTCTCCAACTTCTCCAGCATCAGCCTACGTCActatacgtcagcctgaccggacgcaccctaccagcgtctagtcacttccagcgccagcgtccggtcgaagaccgacgcctgcacgctctctgccaccactgaccggacataggaccccagcgtccggtcactacgtgaccagcatccggtccactctgtgagaccctatcttttctgtatagggcgtcggtggagtttcaaacccttcttgcctctgtttcatcgccgagttgatccacatcaactccaactccatctcctttgcaaatgtgccaacaccaacaaGTGTACAcctccatgtgtatatgtgttagcattttcataatcattttccaaaggattagccactcaacttgccacgccactcaatcctagcgatgatgcaaagttagatcactcgagtagcactagatgactgatatgcaaataagtttgcctctcttgatagtacggccatctatcctaaacctagtcatcaacttctctacacaccaatgaccggtgaaataaaatgccctaggttatacctttgccttgcgcattccattccatctcttctaatgtcaatgcaacatatgcaccaacatgatcaacaatgatatgatccacttcatatcatcatgtgatcataatggttcatcgatcttgactttacttgcttttcaccgttgccttcgttcatcggcgccaagtcttgctcaagcttcaccgccatgcggtccatcgctccaaagcctccgacttgcccttcacgcttgcaaccggtccatcaagccaagtcttgtcttgatcttctccgccttgatcacatgactcaatgtcatgtctcatgtgcaatgagctccttcatcatcacatgtgtgagctttgcaacatctccaagccattttcacattcatggcatatgttgctcacacatatgtacctgtgaactaatcacttgtgtatctcacataaacacaattagtccacctaggttgtcactcaattaccgaaaccacacaaggacctttcagtgggcCTGCTCCAACTTCTTGGGCATCTTGTATGTGGGCATCCCCCACTCTCCTAGTCGGGAGGTGAAATGGCTGAGCACCGCCATGCATCCCGTGTGTTTTTGGGCTTCCTTTAGGTTGTTTATCAAACCCATCAACCCCATCTTCATGACTGCTGaaattttctctaggttggcctcgatgccatacTCAAAGACGATGGATTTGAGTTGCTTTCCTGATGGGACCCAACAACATATTTTTTGGGGTTGACTTTGATGTTGAACCATCGTAGGTTCGTGAAAGTCTCCTCCAACTCAGCGACAAACTGTCCCGCCTTCTTAGACTTGACGATATCATAAACATACACCTCGATGTTGCATAATATCTGGTCATGGAAGCATTTCTTCTTACACCATTGGTAGGTGGCGTCCGTGTTCTTCAAAGCAAATGGCATCAGTACGTAACAAAATGAGTCGAAGGGAGTGATGAACGAGgtcgatctagtggtagcatgaaTACACATttaggaaacagagggtttcgcaccctattGTCGATACCAGTTGATCAATTCAAAAGAGAATGGATCCTTGGGGCATATTGTTCACGATCCTATAGTTAACACATGTCATTTGAGCTAGATTTCTATGAGCCTAGGGcctgttcgcttaaacttatcagtatttttctctcacaacaaaacagcttcagccgacttatcagccggctttaataccagtcgAACAGGCCCGTCGCGCCAAGGTCTTCTAAGAAAAATAGATATACCATCCTCTccttaaaaaaatttgctcactAGCTTTTCTAATTTTCTCGAACTTAGTTTAGTCATATTTTTTTCATTTATAATTGGATTCTCggtgaaaataaaaataaaaatcccACTAAACGTTttgaatatttttattttttttaccacTGTTTTAGAACTTTAAACTAgaacaatcaagaataaataaataCCCATAATAAAGTGATTATAAGCTGAAACAAACATGACCTTTGCTGCTCGCACTACTCTCACAGGTCATAGAAAGCAACTGAAAATTGGAAACTAGGCTATGAATAATCCATGTCAAACAGAGTATAGTTATCCTAGCTAGGAACCAAAGCTAAGAGTTTATGCAAATACGTAGCATCTTAAGAGTAAGAATGGAGAAATGGATAAATTAAATCAATGATTATAATTACAACAGTTCATAGTTTCATACGAAGACGGAGAAGAAAagggaaagagaaaaacaaaagcggGAGCAAACGAAGTGGTCAAGAAGCAGAGGAGGGATCAGGACCACTGGATAATCTAGAAGGCGTAGACGgccgcggcgacggcgacggcggcgaaggcgaaggcgaaggcggggcggaggccggcggcggcgccggccggGGTCGCCGGGGGCTCGGCGGAGGGCGAGGGGGAGGACGCGTCTGGGCCGGGCACCGGAGGGGAGGCGGTGGGAGCCTCGGGCGCCGGCGCGGACGCGGACGGCGTGGGGGCCGGGGTGGCCGCGACCTTGGGGGCCGGTGCCGGGGCCGCCGTGGGCGGGGCGACCGGTGCCGGTGTCGGGGGCGGGATCGCCGGGGGAGGGGTCGCGGGGGGCTTGGGTGCCGCCGCGGGAGCGCCGCTGGGCGCCTGCGCCGTGGCGGCCACGGCGAGGAGGGCGAGCACGGAGAGCACGGCGAAGTGAGAAGCGGCCATTGTGGTGAAAGAGCTCAGCTCGGGTCTCTTGGCTCCCTTCTCGCCTGCCTTGTGCTTGTGCTGCGGTGAGAGCCCGTGAGAAACGACGGCGAGAGTGCGTGGGAGAGGACGTGCAGACTGCAGAGGCGTGGGGCTTATAAAGGTGGCAGCTTTTGCGCGAGCACCGAGCTGAGCGACGGAGCGAGCGGCCGTTGTGCTGGACAGCGCCGATGCAGCTGCCCTTGCCTGCCTGCATGATTGCCTCGCACGTCCCTTGCTTCCATTATTGAGACTTTGAGAGGCTTTCACGTTTGGAATTTTGCTTTGGTGAGAGTGTCTGATCAAATCATCAAACGTAAACTGTTGTTGGTAATACACTAAAGGATTAATGATGAGCTCTCTAACCACAGATTATATCCCTCCGCCGCTTCACGTCGTGCCATACTGACTGACATGCACGATCAGAAGAAACACAAGCCTCTGGAATGAGGGACCTCGGGGTTGTGGCCCCGCTTGTCAGCTAACCACCACCGGCACCACGTTGCTTTGCTTGTTGACACTTGGCAGGCGAAGGCAGGCAGCCTTGAAATGAGAAGTTGGAACTGCAATGCTGACTGAATGGATGTCTGAACCTTTAATGGTTTTTCTTTTCACCTGAAATCAAGCCAATCGGTTGGCACTGCATCGTATTCAGCACCGACTGATCGATCGATGACTCTGAACGCCAGCGTTCAGTTTCCATCACATGCAGATCACACGAATTCTCGAAGTGTGGCTGCTGACTTGATGCCGCAATGCCAATGCGTGGACGTTGGGCCTTACGTACCTTCAAGCATGCCCTGCCGCCGTCAAGAATTTCACGATTTCACGTTTCACCTGGTGACCGCTAATCAGGGATCAGGCAAAGGCCAATTGCCACGATTTCATGTTTCACCTGGTGCCGCCCGGCCACATGCCAGGGTGGACCCGTGTACGCGCGGCGCCGCTGGCGCATGTGCGTGAGTTGGACCCTAGGTGGGGTTCGTTCACGATAAGAGAATACTGCCATCTCAAAAGGTGCTTTAATACCTTGCCTGTCTGTCTATGCTGTCTGCAAAGATTGGAAAGAGAGGAGGAGACAGCTGGGGGAGTGGCCGAATGGGGAGGGGGGAAAATGATCAGATTCTCCTCCCTTTTCTGTCGTGTCAATGAAAGATCCGTTGGAAGAGAACCCAATTTCATTTGGGcatcaaaatggaacaagctAGGCATGTAGTAAAAGTCGAAGATGTACTGGAGTATCTCTCTAAAAATACATAAAACATCACATATGGCTATATACTCCTATATAGAAGCACTACCCCTCAGTAAAAATCAATGATGCACTGGCGTCAGCTTATAGCTGATCCATACgtgtagatgcatggtttgctgtTCCTGATAATAGATGTTGAGGCTGAAAGCCTGAAAACCAACAACAGCTGATGCCATTCTGCCTAGCCACAGCTATCTGACTCAAGGGTCCCAACCAAGTGCTCGTACAAAGCTCCTAGAATGCTGAAGCGGTGGTTATTACTTTATCTGAGATAGACAAATGCTCAACGAATTTAAGTATTTTGTGAATAAATACATGGCACTTTGATGCTACTCTGCACAGAGATGAAAATGGTCACTTTTGCTCATCATATACTCCAATGGTAAAGTTAGTGTCCTTTAGGAGCTGAGTACTTTATTGTTTTTTAATATTTAAGCCGACTCAATGTTTTCTATAGCATCAGTTCTCAAGAATAATACAGCTATCCATGGATCTGCCTGACATTGTCTTCCCTGACAGCTTCCTTTTGGCTGTAGCCAAGATGTACTGAATGTCAGCAAAAGCATCTGATAACATAAGCAAAGGCATAAAGGATTAGTCCCAAGCTTAATAGCAGAGTGATCAAAGAAACATTGAACTTAATCTCAAAATCCAATTGTAATATTGTATATAGCTACCAATGTGAATACACTGCTCCAACATTGCCAGCCTTCCAGCAGGCACTACAAGCAGATTATTATTGCCAGATGGGGTGTTGTACTGTTGTACCAGACGGCATGCAAACACAAACCTATCCGTGCGATACAGAGAGTTGAGGCAAACACAAATACATCACCAGACCATGGCCGTCAAGTATGGTATGGGCAGTTGCACTGCACCTGATGAAAAACTACATCAATCATCAAAGGATACCTCACGCTCAACTAATCTTCAACCTTCTAGCACTGTCATTGAAAAATCAGAAATATATTCTTAGGGGAGGAAAGGAAATTAGACAACTTTGAAAAGGCAACCAatggatgctgatccaatggatggggtgagggggcttaagcgcaaaaaaaaaagACCAGCGGGtgaggggcttaagcgcaaaaaaatcccacctctcaccAATCCATTAGATcaacatctagtggtcctgattgatAGTTTTCAAGTTTACACAGGTTAGTTGGTTTGCACCTAATAcgttgccctttgaaaaggcaTACGACAAGGTAAAATGAGATTTCTTACACCAAGAGTTATGGATGAAGGCTTTCTACCCAACAGTGTGCTTGGTTATATCTTTTTGTCAAAGGTGGTAACGTAGGGATTAAGGTTAATGATCAACTGAGATCCTATTTTAAGAATAGAAAGGGCCTTAAGCAAGATAACCCACTATCCCCTATCTTTATTTCTCAAACACACATGAGAGCTGCATATCTTTTATATTAAGAAAAAAGTATGAGAAATCCAAAAATAACAAAGATCAAGACACCTCAACACACAGCCACAACAAAGCTCACACACACTCACAAACAAGGGATGAACGACCAACGAACAAAACAATTGGGCAACACCAAGTATCCGTTCGGTCAACAAGGTGATGCCCCTGACATTCGCTGGACTCCATAACTTTGCTTCTTTGAAGACCATAAGTAGGATACCGTACACATTAGGCGAAGCACAATCAAAGACACACTAATTCAGTAATTCCAATGGGCCCAAAGCGACTAGGCTCTAAGAATTTAAAGAATTAAGACCCTACCTATCCTGACCATCGATAGTCTCAGTGGATCGGCACTACCACTTCAAAGGAAAGCTCAGTCAGCTGGGGAGCAAGTTTCTGTAGCCTAAATTTTTGTGTAAAGAAGACACAAGACCAATAGGTCATTGATGGTTTCCACTTCTTGATCACACAATAAACATTTGTGGTAATGCTGAAGATCCCCCCAAGCAAGACGATCTATAGTCCAACACTTATTGTGCATGACCAATATCCCCTATCTTGTTTAACATTGTGGTGGATATGTTGGGAATCATCCTAGCCAggggcaaagaagatggttaagTGAGATGGTTAGTGTCACATCTGGTGGAGCATGGGTACCCATTTTACAACATGCAGATGGCACGGTATCATTATGGACCATGATTTTGAACAGGGAAAGAACATGAAGCTTCTTCTTTGTGCTTTTGAACAATTATCAGGTCTTAAGGTTAACTTCGACTAGAGCGAAATCTTCTGTTTTGACCAGGTAAAATCCTGTGGGGGCACAATACTCACTACCATCCCTGAGGAATAGTGAGTCTATGACGATGACTACTTTGAGCGCTTTGCCGACGCCTCGATCACTCATTGTTCCACGTCTTCTCCAAGGGCATGGCGAGCATGGAGGTTGTGGCCCTGAGGAACAAGGACCCACTGTTGCCATGCTCACGATGGTTGTTTGTGGGGCGTAATGGGAGGTGGTGCTCAAGGAGGGCCTTGGGCATCCACAGTGGTGGCTATGGGAAGAAGTAGAAGAAGATAAGGTTGAGAGGGGAAAGAGATTTGAACAATAGAATTTGTACCCAAGGTAAAAAAAGCAGACAATTTTTTCAACAAAAATATAAATCTGTTGATAGATAAATAGCAATTCTATAATGTAAAACGTTTTGGTTCGAAATTTTCACACATTTGTAATAGCTGTGGTTTGAGGCTCTCCGTTCTGAAAACGAGGTAGaagccagttttttttttttttttgttgagaaaccgaatatttttcattattaaaaaaataaatattcTTACTGGAGATACTTTAGCGTAAGTATGGCCCATTGTCGTTCTGGCCTGAGGCACTTCTTCTGTTCGATCTGGCTGGTGAGAAGGAGACCATGCCACTTTGGGCTTTGATTCGTTTACTGGGCTTAGCGGGGGACCAAGTGTAACGGCAAGTGCAGTTGTGCATATGCTTAGCAGGCCGGCCCAGTACCTTCTCTGTCTCCTTGCTATACTCTGGGCCCCCGACCACACCCGCAACGGTTCTTCAATCACACGAAAAAAATGTGACCTTCCACTCATAAAAAAAAACGAAAAAATGTGACCTTTGCACCAAAAAAAACCGGAAAAATGTGACCCCACAGGTCAGCTGACAGACGAACATCGCCTTCAGCCTTCCTGTACGtacaaaaaaatacaaaaaaatctCGGCCGTACACGGCATCCTCTTATTAGCGACCCCACTAATCCAAGATCCCCGTCCTCCAGGTCCCAACCAATAGGAGCGCGAGCTTTACCCTTTTTGATCCGTGTCACAGCTAAACGGCCATCATCTACCGTCCGATCGTGCGCAGCCAAGCACAAAAGCGCCCGATCCGCACCGTCCGTTTGAACCACCAGGATTGACTGCCCCATATATAAATCCCTACCCAACCGCCGCCTCTAATCGCCAGTTCTAATCTCAGGTTGGGGCAAAAAGCCTCGCGGGTCGCAAACAGCTCTCCGCTGATTTGGGAATTGGGAGGCGCTCGAGGTAATCATGCTTTTTCGATACCGTATTTCGAATTTTCGATTCCTGTAGTTGATGATTCGTTCGTGGTTCTTGCTAATTTCTCCCAGCGGCGCTCGCCGCGAATTCGAATATCTGTCGCGATTAGGGTTCCATGATTAGGGATTAGGGTTGGTTGTTCGGTGGGATTTTCGGTTCGCTCACGCTTAATCTCGTGTACATGTGGTTGCCTGTGCTTATTGGCTGCGGATTTTTGCGTTTGGAAAGTACTATCGTAATGTGCGGTTGCCAGTCGCATGATTTCGCCAGTATACATGATCAGCGTCTTAGGCATCAATCATTTACCGCGAGTATTCGATTTCATGAGCTATAGTAGTATTAATTTTCGAATAATTCGAGTACATGCTGTGTGATTTGTAAGTTGTAAATTTCCTCATTAGAAGAACTTATGCTACTGAGATATCGTAAGAACTGATGGTTATAGATGTGGTGTAGTTGATGCTTGTTATATCATGCCTTATCATTGGATTAAACAAACCTCGTTCTTTTATAGTTAGGCATCGGATTGTGAGAATGTCCTTGTGGGTCTCTTGAATGTCGTCTTTAACTATTGAGCAACAATAATTCTACTGGTGTTCTGTATGCTTAAACTAATGTACATGGTGTATTTATATGTGTTCGTGTATTGCTGCATAAAAGCAGCAATGTTGATGTTAATTGTTTTGTTCCTTATTAAAAAAAATGCCCAAACCTGCATAGAAACTGTTAATGTGACACAAATATATAAAATTTAGTATTGATATTTCACGTCTGGGGTGGTTCACATTATCATTTTATGGATGAATCAATTTGTTGAAAGACAGGATCATGATATTTTGTATCATTGGATTGTTATATTTGTGATAGGATGGGATAGTGATCTGGCTACATTATCTGTCTATTCATATTGTCTGTTCCTTATTCATAGTTGTTTATACTGTTTGTTGTGGGTCATCTCCCCAATGTTGTTCTTTTGGGTTAGGATAGGTTGAACTTTATCATTtagaatttatattttccaagaaaATTATTCTATAGCTCCATCGTGCAGTAGAACTAGTAGATTTGGTTTGACACCTCTGCATGGGTGACTTAGTTATGCAATTGATTTGTCAGGAGTATTCTAAGGATTTTGGCTAACCTTGTACTTATTACCTTATTTTTTCAGTTTTCAGGTAAACCATTGTTTGGTGACTCATGGCTCGTACTAAGCaaactgctcgcaagtccactggaggGAAAGCTCCTAGGAAGCAACTTGCCACCAAGGTTTGTTGCTAGTAATCTGTTCTTATTCGTTTTTTTGTTACTATTTGTAGTTATGCTGTACATACTTCCACTTTTGTGTATAAAACTATAAACTGGTCATAAAAATGTGAATTGGACAGTAGGTCATCTTAGTTTTCTTTGTAAAACAATCATTAACTTAGTTTTGTTATTTGACAGGCTGCCCGTAAGTCTGCACCCACAACTGGAGGAGTAAAGAAGCCTCACCGTTACCGCCCTGGAACTGTTGCTCTTCGGTACGAGATAAATAATTCTCTCATTGTTTACTGTTCACACTTCAAATAAGTGTGCCCTATTGACAAAATCCTAATTGTTATCCCTGACTTTGCAGTGAAATTCGCAAGTATCAGAAGAGCACTGAGCTGCTCATAAGGAAGCTTCCATTCCAGAGGCTTGTCAGGGAGATTGCCCAGGATTTCAAGGTGAGATTTGTTTTCATACTGTCTCTTGTGCTCAGTCATGTAATCTTGCAATTCTGAAgtaaacatagaagcttatttgTCATCCTGTTGTATTTGTGCAGACTGATCTGCGCTTCCAGAGCCATGCCGTCCTTGCGCTGCAGGAGGCTGCGGAAGCATACCTGGTCGGTCTGTTCGAGGACACAAACCTGTGCGCCATCCACGCCAAGCGCGTGACCATCATGCCCAAGGACATTCAGCTGGCAAGGAGGATCCGTGGCGAGAGGGCTTAGTTTCCCTGTTACTGAGAGTGGCTCTGGTAGTATGGTGTGCATCTGTTCGATGCTTGCTTTTGTGGTGCTTAACATTTGTGGGTGTTTGAACTCTAATGTTCATTCGTAGTGGAGTGGTAGGAAGTGCTGCAATCTTACTATGTCTTTAGAATCTATAATTGTTGCCGATTAGTATTTGTCTAAGTGCTGGTTTCGCCCATCAACCTGATGGGTTATCTGAACCTCGAATTTATATGTTAAGTTGTGAACTTCGTTATATTGTGTCAGCAACTGTTTCATTGTATTGTGCTGAGGTTATTGTGTGTCTGCATGTTGTATGGTATCGATGTGCCGCTTCATCTTTCGGCGGCAGCAGTCATGAACATTTCTGCTTCCTTGCTTCAGGACAGTTTTCTGTCCAGCCCGTTACCGACAGGAGGCGGCAGGCCGGCAAACCGCTGAGTAACAGCGCGAGAAGGCTGCATTCGCCATTCGCCCATAAAAAAACAGAAGGAAGGCTGCATTTTCGTTTTAATAGACCCGAAAGTGGCGTCCTTTTGGCACGCGCCACGACCAAGGCATTTTACCCGTGCAGCCTTGACTGACCGGCCGCTCTTCCACTCTTCCATCCCGATTGTTTCAGACCAACCCACCATTCTCGCATCGCTAGTTGACGGTTTCCTCTCTTCCCATCGTTACTGAACTCCGGCCAAtccaaaaaacttcaagctcatTGCGTGATTTAACTTTTAAATCCTTATGATATGATTATTATGTCTGACCTGTGAGCTTGACCCGTTTGTTGATTCGAGCATGAATCACACACACCTAGCCCTGCTAGTGGGTTGTAAACTTGTAATCCTGAGTTCCTGACTGTATTTGCACCAATTCATTTCTAATATGCAAAATTAATTAATCCATACTCGAGCATCACAGGCGCATCCAAACGCTAAAGGCTGCCGCGCTGTTAATGATGGCATGGCCGGGTGCTGTCAAGATGTTGTTTTACAAATATAAACAGGGTGTTGTTTTAGAAATATAAACAGAATGGTCAGGTCAAGTCTGACTAACCTGGCTGAACTCAGCGGCCTTCAGGCAGCTTTCGTAATACTACACACGAAAAAGATGTGATAAAAATCGTTCCGACTACGTTGATCAGCAGCCTGTTTAGTTCAGATTGGGTAGTTTTGTTGTGTGTTCGGTTGGTCACGCTCACGCACTGCTGACAGGCCAAATTCCCCGAGAGGTCGACAACGGCGTGCTCAGTTAAACTAAACAAACAAAATCGACGCCCTTCTTGTCTCATCAGCGTGTACCAACAACATTTACTCATAGAAGAGTTTAATTAACGCCTTTCAATTGCTTAACAACACCATGTCTACCAGCGATTTTCAAGAAACAAAGTAAAGGTGATCGATTCAGTACGATGCCAGGCAGCATCATATGATATCCGCAGATATTTTTTCCCCATCACTCATGATTCATGATGCCATTGCCTAGGAGAGCTTTTCATTTTCTTGTAGCAGTAACACTTTCACCAGGCGTCCAGAGACATGGACTGCTAACTGAAAGTACAAGACTCTTTAGGAACGGGCCTAGAATCACGTCTGATGCAGTGCAAGCTTTGTTTGTTTTTCTAAGCTTTTTCAGGGATTTTCTCAGATTCTGTCGAAGGGTCGGTGACACCAAGAGGATCCACGTCACAAATCCCAGTCGCTGATTGATCCATTTTGTTTGCGGAAGAATGGTCAGCCGTGCAACTTTGTTTACATACAGGCAGGACCGCAGGAGGCAGCAGTCGAAAGAAAACCGGCAAGGGCCATTGAGTAGACGCAGACGCCGAAAGGAGCTCATCTTTACTTCGTGCTGCAGCACTGTGGATGCACGAAGCTTAACTCACTCGTTTTACGTCAGGAGCCATGCGCCGTGATTTGCTCTGTCATTATTCAAGCAGAAGTGATCACCGGCGCCTTTTTGAAAGTGTGGAAATGATCAAAGATGCCTTTTTAGATGAAATTCTAAGAAAGCCTTGATACTAGATGATCTGCTTGCCTGATCTAATGAAGCATGGAGAAAGACTCAAAAGTCTGCTCTCTTTGTTCTGCCTTGTCAATGGTGATATTGATTGCCAGATGGGTTCTAAACAACCAAACAATCCACAGTGCTAGGAACAGGTTAGCCTCGTCCATTCTGTTTTGGACGCCTTTTACATCTATGTGCAAACAGCATTTACGTGGCATTTTTCAGTGGTAAGGTGATGGATAAGAAGACAG from Miscanthus floridulus cultivar M001 chromosome 11, ASM1932011v1, whole genome shotgun sequence includes these protein-coding regions:
- the LOC136493072 gene encoding histone H3.3; translated protein: MARTKQTARKSTGGKAPRKQLATKAARKSAPTTGGVKKPHRYRPGTVALREIRKYQKSTELLIRKLPFQRLVREIAQDFKTDLRFQSHAVLALQEAAEAYLVGLFEDTNLCAIHAKRVTIMPKDIQLARRIRGERA
- the LOC136491928 gene encoding arabinogalactan protein 1-like, which codes for MAASHFAVLSVLALLAVAATAQAPSGAPAAAPKPPATPPPAIPPPTPAPVAPPTAAPAPAPKVAATPAPTPSASAPAPEAPTASPPVPGPDASSPSPSAEPPATPAGAAAGLRPAFAFAFAAVAVAAAVYAF